One segment of Neoarius graeffei isolate fNeoGra1 chromosome 20, fNeoGra1.pri, whole genome shotgun sequence DNA contains the following:
- the nfil3-2 gene encoding nuclear factor, interleukin 3 regulated, member 2 encodes MESLSPANSSVGKTIDNKETFSGYNNTLPSPKGNSRSVRLLKAKPNMTCRRKREFISDEKKDASYWEKRRKNNEAAKRSREKRRLNDMVLENRVIALNDENVRLKTELLQLKLRFGLISAASYMEKSQQIGGTMNGTSACSSSSSSSHFYPNGYSSGSQVMNSDSSEAEQSVRGEGLAQLIKYSPRGSLSDMSDGSSRDSPEPMNYDIKQEGPGIDMDIANSTTTPIMFNIRRELSIAHHQHTFQSGYHSHQQQHQHQETVVSAAAPPVQTAQRSVILYRSSSVSYPVENARPQEITQQKLPQILLQPTEGSTKSTESLSEASSQHESKTLDTLPYEYSDGEAAMKQAYRAQHQRLVGSCQKAETMAPDLCRQGGEELYHYDSPQDEEPPVLSYEGGPRKEGYYQGHSGKDTSLSDGDPRSSDKDASTDDECPSSFCSESGSYHQQSPLAGGPYSSPQSQSKDSQIEVKGTALPHKLRLKHRSMSNAGSATQESPPTPPAHVHPLPQHPYLALPQSTQQLQVG; translated from the coding sequence ATGGAAAGCTTAAGCCCAGCAAATTCCAGTGTCGGCAAAACCATAGACAATAAAGAAACTTTCTCAGGCTATAACAACACTCTTCCTTCACCCAAGGGCAATTCTCGTTCTGTCCGTCTTTTAAAAGCCAAGCCAAACATGACCTGCCGACGCAAGCGTGAGTTTATCTCTGATGAGAAGAAAGATGCCTCCTACTGGGAGAAACGCCGCAAGAACAACGAAGCAGCTAAGCGCTCTCGGGAAAAACGGAGACTCAATGACATGGTTTTGGAGAATAGAGTTATTGCACTGAATGATGAGAATGTACGTCTAAAAACAGAACTCCTGCAGCTGAAACTCAGATTTGGCCTCATCAGTGCAGCCTCCTATATGGAGAAGAGTCAGCAAATTGGAGGAACAATGAATGGAACATCTGCatgctcctcttcttcttcttccagtcaTTTCTACCCTAATGGCTACTCCAGTGGCTCCCAAGTGATGAATTCTGATTCTTCAGAGGCTGAGCAGTCTGTCCGGGGTGAGGGACTTGCCCAGTTAATTAAGTATTCTCCTCGAGGTTCTCTCTCAGATATGTCTGATGGTTCTTCCCGTGACAGTCCAGAGCCAATGAACTATGATATCAAGCAGGAAGGGCCAGGGATAGATATGGACATTGCAAACAGCACAACCACACCAATTATGTTTAACATCCGTCGTGAGTTGTCCATAGCGCATCATCAACACACCTTTCAATCAGGATATCATAGCCACCAACAACAGCATCAGCACCAAGAGACTGTCGTCAGTGCTGCTGCCCCTCCAGTGCAGACTGCTCAAAGAAGTGTCATCCTGTATCGCTCTAGCAGTGTCTCATATCCTGTAGAGAATGCAAGACCTCAGGAAATCACTCAACAGAAACTGCCACAGATCCTTCTCCAACCTACAGAGGGGTCTACCAAAAGCACTGAAAGCCTATCAGAGGCATCTAGTCAGCATGAAAGTAAGACTTTAGACACTCTGCCTTATGAATACTCAGATGGAGAAGCAGCAATGAAACAAGCATACAGGGCCCAACATCAGCGGCTTGTGGGTAGTTGTCAGAAAGCTGAGACCATGGCGCCAGACCTTTGCAGACAAGGAGGTGAAGAGTTGTACCACTATGACAGCCCACAGGATGAGGAGCCTCCGGTACTGAGTTATGAAGGAGGTCCCAGGAAAGAAGGGTACTATCAGGGTCACTCAGGAAAGGACACCTCCTTAAGTGATGGTGATCCCCGCAGTTCTGACAAAGATGCATCCACTGATGATGAGTGCCCATCTTCATTTTGTTCTGAATCTGGCAGTTATCACCAGCAATCCCCTTTGGCTGGAGGGCCATATTCCTCCCCACAAAGCCAAAGCAAAGACAGTCAAATAGAGGTCAAAGGAACAGCATTACCGCACAAACTACGCCTTAAGCACAGATCTATGAGTAATGCTGGATCAGCAACTCAAGAATCTCCACCTACACCACCAGCACATGTGCATCCATTACCTCAGCACCCTTACCTGGCTTTGCCTCAGTCCACCCAGCAACTTCAGgttggttga
- the nfil3-6 gene encoding nuclear factor, interleukin 3 regulated, member 6: MFEEGSQEMREQNAGVLPAVEAVSTGMLGLDVATQSSTMSFTEEAVSILTSSSLLARSLLGRTSALKRKEVTPGGSTLRRKREFIPQEKKDEGYWDKRKKNNEAAKRSREKRRVNDMVLENRVLGLLEENARLRAELLALKYRFGLVKEPSNASILPLTTTTPCVPQAANSHYYLLREDGLHPSTTVVPHPNSTQTLFHVGRGIRENGSMSEDSGFSTPGGSSVGSPVFFEDRLSDHGKLSPNRSDELGCEYHHSPAPDTLVAQVSTTHTSTVSGNGDSVEGMKSLPHKLRFKCPGSGDGENSSERRSPVQHTGGRENPRNHFPFGLGEGARLWSQHEGDESRKILPHQHSGPVGGFSSGQPHGNHSEAYYHAENSMLKSQLSSLGEEVAQLKKLFSEQLSKMN, translated from the coding sequence ATGTTTGAAGAAGGTTCTCAAGAAATGAGAGAGCAGAATGCAGGGGTGCTGCCAGCTGTGGAGGCTGTGAGCACAGGAATGCTAGGATTAGATGTGGCAACCCAAAGCAGCACAATGTCTTTCACAGAGGAGGCTGTCTCCATTCTAACATCGAGCAGCCTGCTGGCTCGCTCATTGTTAGGCCGTACATCAGCATTAAAACGCAAAGAGGTGACCCCGGGTGGAAGCACACTGAGGCGTAAGCGTGAGTTCATCCCCCAGGAGAAGAAGGATGAAGGGTACTGGGACAAGCGCAAGAAGAACAACGAAGCAGCCAAGCGCTCGCGGGAGAAGCGGCGCGTCAATGACATGGTGCTAGAGAACCGTGTACTTGGGCTGCTTGAGGAGAACGCCAGGCTCAGAGCAGAACTGCTAGCACTCAAATATCGCTTTGGCTTGGTTAAAGAACCCTCGAATGCAAGCATCCTTCCGCTAACTACCACAACCCCGTGTGTTCCTCAAGCTGCCAACTCACATTATTACCTACTCCGCGAAGATGGGCTTCACCCCAGTACTACTGTGGTGCCCCATCCGAATTCCACTCAGACTCTATTCCATGTGGGACGAGGTATCAGGGAGAATGGCAGCATGTCCGAGGACTCAGGCTTCTCAACTCCTGGAGGCTCCAGTGTTGGAAGTCCTGTGTTTTTTGAGGACCGGCTGAGCGATCATGGCAAACTGTCTCCAAACAGATCTGATGAGTTGGGCTGTGAATATCACCACTCTCCTGCCCCTGATACACTTGTGGCACAAGTGTCAACAACACACACCTCCACAGTCTCTGGAAATGGAGACTCAGTGGAAGGTATGAAGAGTCTCCCACACAAATTACGCTTCAAGTGTCCAGGCAGCGGTGATGGCGAGAACTCCAGTGAAAGACGTAGTCCAGTGCAGCACACAGGAGGACGGGAAAACCCCAGAAATCATTTCCCGTTTGGCCTGGGTGAAGGGGCTCGGCTCTGGTCACAGCATGAAGGAGATGAATCTCGAAAAATACTCCCTCATCAACACAGCGGCCCAGTGGGTGGTTTCAGCAGTGGTCAGCCACATGGGAACCACAGCGAGGCATATTACCATGCTGAGAACAGTATGCTTAAATCTCAGCTTAGCTCCCTTGGCGAGGAAGTGGCACAGCTCAAGAAGCTCTTCTCTGAACAGCTCTCTAAAATGAACTAA